TATCGTTATTTTCTCATCTAGTTCACCTAGTTGAAGGCTGTTTTCTCTAGACCCACAGCCATATAATTTATACCAACTAAGAATCATTAATGCCCCCCAACACTATGATCTAGCTATATTTTTATTAAATAACAGTGCACTACTGATTAATTCAAGTATGACTATACAGCATCAATATAAATCACTCATAATAAAATTAAAAATTAAAATGAATTTAATCAAAGAGATAAAAACATTATTTACAATAAATTAAACAATAAACATAAAAAAACAAAACAAATCTACTTATTTAAAAATAAAACAAATTAATAATTAAAATATCAATATGGCATGGTTAATTACCTAAGGTTGTAATGATGTTATCTTCAAGCTTTCAACAATTCATTAAAATTATTACATGATAGGGTAAAAGCAAGATTCAAAAAAGCCCAAGGCTTTAATTAATATTAAATTAATTCAACATTAAGGAAATATTATGAAAAGAATTCCCTGTATTTTAATGCGCAGTGGCACTTCAAAAGGCCCTTTTCTATTAGCTTCTGACGTACCTAGCGCCCCTAAAGAACGAGACCAAGCGTTATTAAAGATTATGGGCTCCCCTCATCAATCTCAAATTGATGGTATTGGTGGCGGCAGCAGTATTTCCAGTAAAGTTGCCATTATCAGCCCATCCACCCGACCAGGAGTCGATGTTGACTACTTGTTTTGCCAGGTTATCGTCAATGAAGCTCGTGTCGACTCCAGTTTAAACTGTGGCAATATGCTTTCAGGCGTTGGCCCATTTGCAATAATCAAAGGGCTGGTGAAAGCTCAAGATCAAGAAACCACTGTCCGTATCTATAATCAAAATACCGGTGTTATCGTCGAAGCAAAGATCCAGACGCCAAAAGGTGAAGTCAGTTTTGATGGAGAAACCACGATTGATGGCGTGCCCGGACAAAGTGCACCGATAGAACTTAGTTTTCTCGATTCTGTTGGCGCGAAAACCGGTCAATTACTGTCCACAGGACACCCCATAGACCTAATCGATGATATCGAAGTTTCTTGTATCGATGTCTCTGTCCCTGTTGTCATGATGCTGGCAAAATCACTGGGCAAATCAGGCTATGAAAGTAAACAAGAACTTGATCAGGATAAAGACCTTATCGCAAAAATGGAAAGCATCCGCCAAAAAGCCGCAATACTCATGGGCATGGGCGATGTTAGTCAATCTGTTATCCCAAAAATGGCTCTGCTTGCAGAACCACGCTTTAATGGCAATGTGACTTCGCGCTATTTTACCCCTAAAGATTGCCACCCCAGCCATGCCGTAACCGGCGCTATTTGCATTGCAACAGCTTGCCTTATTCCCGGCTCAGTTGCAAGCAAAGTCGCGCACAATATTCTCTCTCAAAAAAAATCACATGGTATTATCGTCGAACATCCAGCAGGAAAGATAGATGCTGTGATTCATAAAGAAATTACTGGAGACACTATAGATATTCCAAAAGTGTCTTTTATCAGAACAGCGAGGCCATTATTTTCTGGTGAGGTGATTATTTAACAAGTCATAATGCCTTAACCTCAAAAAATAAATACAGATTTGCATAATTGTGACTGTTAGTAAATAGCAACTTAACCTTTAAGTAAAAATCTAAATAAATTAACGTTTTTATGAACTTTATTTAAGATAAACAATAATTTTAACCATACGAAAAACCATATTCTTTAAATATTATTTAATCAATAAATTAAATAAAGTGTAAAATTTTATACCAATAAGTCAAAAGTCTCTAAATAAAATCATAAGCTAATCCATGCTATAAAAACAAAAAAGCCAGCTTTACCTGGCTTTTTATTAACTAAGAAAGAATATTAATCGATTAATAACGATTAAGCACCTTTCATCATATTACGCAATACGTAGTGCAAAATACCACCGGTACGGTAATACTCAACTTCGTTGGCCGTATCAATACGGCACAATAGTGTAATATTTTCACTCGAACCATCTTGACGATGAATCACTGCACTAACATCTTGGCCTGCTCGCAAAGAACTCAAACCAGTGATATCAAAAGTTTCAGTACCATCTAATTTCAAGCTAGTGCGGCTCTGGCCATTTTTAAATTGCAATGGCAGTACACCCATACCAATCAAATTAGAACGGTGAATACGCTCAAAGCTTTCAGTGATCACCGCTTTAACACCCAACAAACGCGTGCCTTTTGCCGCCCAGTCACGTGAAGAGCCTGTACCATACTCTTTACCGCCGACGACGACAAGTGGTGTGCCTTCATCTTGGTATCTCATCGCAGCGTCATAAATCGACATTTGCTCACCAGAGATATGGCGCGTATAACCCCCTTCAACCCCTGGGACCATCTCGTTACGAATACGGATATTCGCAAAGGTGCCGCGCATCATCACCTCATGATTACCACGACGTGACCCATAAGAGTTAAAGTCTTTATTCTCTACACCATGTGATTTGAGGTAAGCACCGGCAGGGCTATCAGCTTTAATCACACCCGCAGGTGAGATATGGTCAGTGGTGACCGAGTCACCCAAGATCGCCAATGGACGTGCGCCTTTAATGTCTTCCACAGCAGCCACAGGCTTATCCAAACCTTCGAAAAACGGTGGGTTTTGCACATAAGTCGACTGTGAATTCCACTCATAGGTTTGGCCTTCTGCCACTGGAATGTTCTGCCAACTCGCATCACCAGCAAAGACTTCTGCATATTCTTTTTGGAACATCGCACGGCTGACTTTAGCCACGGCTGCAGCGACTTCGCTGTTACTTGGCCAAATATCACGAAGATAAACATCATTGCCATCTTTATCTTGGCCAATAGGCTCTACTTCTAAGTTCTTACGTGTAGACCCAGCCAAGGCATAAGCGACAACCAATGGAGGTGAAGCCAACCAGTTTGCCTTAACAAACGGATGGACACGACCTTCGAAGTTACGGTTACCAGATAATACTGCAGACACCGTCAAATCATTATCTGCGATTGCTTTTTCAATCTCTGGTAATAGTGGACCTGAATTACCGATACAGGTCGTACAACCATAGCCGACCAAATTAAAGCCAAGTTGGTCTAAATAGGTCTGTAAACCTGCACTTTCTAAATATTCAGTAACCACTTTAGAGCCAGGCGCTAGTGACGATTTCACCCAAGGTTGACGCACTAAGCCTTTTTCAACCGCTTTTTTAGCAACTAAACCCGCTGCCATTAAGACACTCGGGTTAGAGGTATTTGTGCACGAAGTAATCGCCGCAATAACCACATCACCGTGAGACAGCTCATAATCACCATTTACAGAAACGGCTTTATCAATCTCACCGCTTTTACCCTGGTCAGCAATTAGTTGATCAATTGCAGATGGTAATTTAGGCAGTTCTACACGATCTTGCGGACGTTTAGGACCCGCTAAACTCGGTACAACAGAGCCTAAATCTAGCTCTAATGTCGCAGTAAATACTGGGTCAGCAGTATTTTCATCACGCCACATGCCCTGGGCTTTCGCATACTCTTCAACAAGAGCAATGGTTTCTTCTTCACGGCCTGATAATTCTAGATAATTAATCGTCTCTTTATCAACAGGGAAGAAACCACAGGTTGCACCATACTCAGGTGCCATATTAGCAATCGTTGCACGATCGGCCAGTGGTAGATCATTTAAGCCTGGGCCATAAAATTCGACAAACTTACCGACCACGCCTTGCTGGCGCAGCATCTCAACCACAGTTAAGACTAAATCAGTGGCTGTAATACCTTCTTTTAGCTTGCCAGTCAGCTTAAAGCCAACCACTTCTGGGATTAACATAGAGATCGGTTGACCGAGCATTGCCGCTTCCGCTTCAATACCACCAACACCCCAACCTAGAACACCTAGGCCATTGATCATGGTTGTATGGCTATCAGTACCAACAAGTGTGTCAGGATATGCAATCTGGCGGCCATCATTCTCAGAAGTCCACACCGTTTTTGCCAAATACTCAAGGTTCACCTGGTGACAAATACCGGTTCCAGGAGGCACAACACGGAAGTTTTCAAAGGCTTTTTGGCCCCAACGCAAGAACTCGTAACGCTCACGGTTACGCTTCATTTCAATATCAACATTATCTTTGAATGCTCTTGAGCTAGCATACTCATCGACCATCACCGAGTGGTCAATCACCAAATCAACGGGCGATAATGGGTTAATTGCAGTTGGGTTAGCGCCTGCTTTTGCCACAGCATCACGCATTGCTGCTAAATCAACAACAGCAGGCACGCCTGTGAAATCTTGCATCAATACACGGGCAGGACGATATTGAATTTCACGCGATGATTTACGCTTTTCTTGCCATTGACCTAATGCTTTAATATCATCAACAGATACCGTTGTGCCATTATCTTCAAAACGTAATAAATTTTCCAGCAACACCTTCAGCGAGAAAGGTAAACGAGAAACATCCCCAAGCCCGGCGCCTTCAGCAGCCTTAATACTATAGTAGTCATACTCTTTGCCCTTAACCTTCAAGGTATTACGGGTGTTTAGAGCATCTTTTCCTACGGCAGTCATAAAAGTCTCCTCCTCACGGATAGAGTTGTTATAATTAGTGTTGCACATTGTACGCTTCTTCGTGTGGAACACCAAGCACTTACGCTTACATGCATGTTAGAAACCCTTACAAGCATGCAGCCGTGGGCCAATAACTCAGAAACATATCTCTAGGGGGAAAGTGTAGTTGATATTTTAGCTTTTGAGGCAAACTACACAGCCAGGTAGGAACTCTCGCCAATCTAGCACAGACAACCCCAAAACCACAAGAATTTAACTCGCTCGACACCAAAATTTTTTATGAAAATCATGATTTATTGAACCTACTACATTGGCTATACTGGAGATCAGATGCTATTTTTTATGATTCCACCGACCTTCCCCCCAAAAACAATAAGGCTCAATCTAAATTAACAAGCGCTGTCACGTTATTTTTAACAAACTCTGAAAAGCCTCGCTTAGCCTTTGCCTTTTCATTGATGCAGAGCTGCTATAACGACCCACATTCACTTAAGAGTTGTAGTTGTATATACGAAAAAAAGCCAGCATCACGCTGGCTTAAGTTTGTTTGATTTTAGTTGCTAATTCAGATACTACTGATTATGCTGCTTTTTTGCTCCACAGCTTTATTATCAATGCCTGCCGAAGAAATTGTAATTTTTCGAGGCTTCATGGCTTCTGGGATCTCACGCACCAAACTGATGTGCAATAAACCATTTTCTAATGCGGCACCTGTGACTTTAACATGATCTTCCAACTGGAACTCTTGTTTAAATGCACGTTCAGCAATGCCCTTATGCAAAAATTTGCGTTCTTTAGTCACTTTTGCATCCGCAATTTTTCCAGTGACAATCAAGCTGTTTTGCTCTTGCTGAATATCAATATTTTCCTCAGCAAACCCTGCAATCGCCATCGTGATCTGATAGTTATTTTCAGCAAGCATCTCGATATTATAAGGTGGGTAGCTCGCAGGTTGACGCTCTGTTAAATCGTCCATCATATTTAGGATGCGATCAAAACCAACAGAAGTACGAAATAATGGTGATAAATTAAAGTTACTCATAATAGTTACTCCTCATAAAGCAAGTAAAAGTGTTTATATTCTGTGGACCCATTCTGGCCTCCACAATAATTAAGTAAGGACAATAAAACTTAATTCAACCCCTTTATTCAAATTATTTTCATTTTTTTCATTTTACCAACAGACATCAAAAATAATGATTATTAAAACTAATAAAGATAGGTTAAGCACTATAAGTTGTAATAGTACATTCCTGGAACACTCTCTTTAGCTTTCTGAAAACCAAACTTTATATACAATTCAGGTACATCTGCAAATAAACCAATAAAAGCCGTCTTGGGAATAGACTGGTCAATATAAGCCATCAAAGCTTCCATCACTCGTCGACCTAAACCATGCCCCTGATGCTCAGGGCGAACAGCAATATCTGTCACTTGAATAAAGCAACCACCATCACCAATCAAACGCCCCATAGCAATTAATAACCCTTGATAATCGCGAATAGACACTCCATACAGTGAGTTCTTTAAGCCAATTTCAGCCGCTTCTAGTGATTTTTCTGATAGATCGGCTACACGCCTCAATTCTCTATATTCACCAACATGAGGCACAGTTTGATATAATTCGTACTCATCCACTGATATTTCCTCCCTCAGACTTTGCAAAACAATAAAGACCAAAGTAGTATAAGCCCGTTATTAGCGAGTACAAACGCCTTTGAGAGGATGCGATGCAACTATCTACATTAACTGCAATTTCCCCCGTTGATGGCCGCTACGCCAGCAAAGTTGAACCTTTACGTCACATATTTAGTGAATACGGCCTCATCTACTACCGTACTGTCGTTGAAGTACGTTGGTTAGA
This genomic stretch from Piscirickettsia litoralis harbors:
- a CDS encoding Hsp20 family protein; this translates as MSNFNLSPLFRTSVGFDRILNMMDDLTERQPASYPPYNIEMLAENNYQITMAIAGFAEENIDIQQEQNSLIVTGKIADAKVTKERKFLHKGIAERAFKQEFQLEDHVKVTGAALENGLLHISLVREIPEAMKPRKITISSAGIDNKAVEQKSSIISSI
- the acnA gene encoding aconitate hydratase AcnA; amino-acid sequence: MTAVGKDALNTRNTLKVKGKEYDYYSIKAAEGAGLGDVSRLPFSLKVLLENLLRFEDNGTTVSVDDIKALGQWQEKRKSSREIQYRPARVLMQDFTGVPAVVDLAAMRDAVAKAGANPTAINPLSPVDLVIDHSVMVDEYASSRAFKDNVDIEMKRNRERYEFLRWGQKAFENFRVVPPGTGICHQVNLEYLAKTVWTSENDGRQIAYPDTLVGTDSHTTMINGLGVLGWGVGGIEAEAAMLGQPISMLIPEVVGFKLTGKLKEGITATDLVLTVVEMLRQQGVVGKFVEFYGPGLNDLPLADRATIANMAPEYGATCGFFPVDKETINYLELSGREEETIALVEEYAKAQGMWRDENTADPVFTATLELDLGSVVPSLAGPKRPQDRVELPKLPSAIDQLIADQGKSGEIDKAVSVNGDYELSHGDVVIAAITSCTNTSNPSVLMAAGLVAKKAVEKGLVRQPWVKSSLAPGSKVVTEYLESAGLQTYLDQLGFNLVGYGCTTCIGNSGPLLPEIEKAIADNDLTVSAVLSGNRNFEGRVHPFVKANWLASPPLVVAYALAGSTRKNLEVEPIGQDKDGNDVYLRDIWPSNSEVAAAVAKVSRAMFQKEYAEVFAGDASWQNIPVAEGQTYEWNSQSTYVQNPPFFEGLDKPVAAVEDIKGARPLAILGDSVTTDHISPAGVIKADSPAGAYLKSHGVENKDFNSYGSRRGNHEVMMRGTFANIRIRNEMVPGVEGGYTRHISGEQMSIYDAAMRYQDEGTPLVVVGGKEYGTGSSRDWAAKGTRLLGVKAVITESFERIHRSNLIGMGVLPLQFKNGQSRTSLKLDGTETFDITGLSSLRAGQDVSAVIHRQDGSSENITLLCRIDTANEVEYYRTGGILHYVLRNMMKGA
- a CDS encoding GNAT family N-acetyltransferase; protein product: MDEYELYQTVPHVGEYRELRRVADLSEKSLEAAEIGLKNSLYGVSIRDYQGLLIAMGRLIGDGGCFIQVTDIAVRPEHQGHGLGRRVMEALMAYIDQSIPKTAFIGLFADVPELYIKFGFQKAKESVPGMYYYNL
- a CDS encoding 4-oxalomesaconate tautomerase, whose product is MKRIPCILMRSGTSKGPFLLASDVPSAPKERDQALLKIMGSPHQSQIDGIGGGSSISSKVAIISPSTRPGVDVDYLFCQVIVNEARVDSSLNCGNMLSGVGPFAIIKGLVKAQDQETTVRIYNQNTGVIVEAKIQTPKGEVSFDGETTIDGVPGQSAPIELSFLDSVGAKTGQLLSTGHPIDLIDDIEVSCIDVSVPVVMMLAKSLGKSGYESKQELDQDKDLIAKMESIRQKAAILMGMGDVSQSVIPKMALLAEPRFNGNVTSRYFTPKDCHPSHAVTGAICIATACLIPGSVASKVAHNILSQKKSHGIIVEHPAGKIDAVIHKEITGDTIDIPKVSFIRTARPLFSGEVII